In the genome of Oenanthe melanoleuca isolate GR-GAL-2019-014 chromosome 21, OMel1.0, whole genome shotgun sequence, one region contains:
- the LOC130261779 gene encoding chymotrypsin-C-like, with the protein MLGAVCLVVLLGYAYGCGQPAVPPQLSSRVVGGVDAVAHSWPWQISLQYTRYGSWYHTCGGTLIAPQWVLTAAHCISSSLTYRVMLGKQDLTVDDEPGSVAVGVEKTIVHEKYNSFLIINDIALVKLAEEVQESDTIRAACLPEAGKVLANDYPCYVTGWGRIRTNGPLADILQQALLPVVDYETCSQRDWWGSNVRETMVCAGGDGVVSGCNGDSGGPLNCQRDDGIWEVDGIVSFGSGLSCNLAKKPTVFTRVSAYIDWINEKISAN; encoded by the exons ATGCTGGGAGCCGTCTGCCTCGTCGTGCTGCTGGGCTACG CCTATGGATGCGGCCAGCCGGCCGTGCCGCCGCAGCTGAGCTCCCGCGTGGTGGGAGGTGTTGACGCCGTAGCCcacagctggccctggcag ATCTCACTGCAGTACACTCGCTATGGATCGTGGTACCACACTTGTGGTGGGACCCTCATTGCCCCCCAGTGGGTGCTGACAGCTGCCCACTGCATCAG CTCTTCCCTGACCTACCGTGTGATGCTGGGCAAGCAGGACCTGACAGTGGATGATGAGCCTGGTTCTGTGGCTGTGGGTGTGGAGAAGACCATCGTCCACGAGAAGTACAACTCCTTCCTCATCAT CAATGACATTGCCCTGGTCAAGCTGGCAGAGGAGGTGCAGGAGAGTGACACAATCcgtgctgcctgcctgcctgagGCTGGCAAGGTCCTGGCCAACGACTACCCCTGCTATGTCACCGGCTGGGGACGCATCAGGA CCAACGGGCCCCTGGCTGACAtcctgcagcaggctctgctgcctgtggtggACTACGAGACCTGCTCCCAGAGGGACTGGTGGGGCAGCAACGTCCGTGAGACCATGGTGTGCGCCGGCGGCGACGGCGTCGTCTCTGGGTGCAAC GGTGATTCTGGCGGCCCCCTGAACTGCCAGCGCGACGATGGCATCTGGGAGGTGGACGGCATCGTCAGCTTCGGCTCCGGCCTGAGCTGCAACTTGGCCAAGAAACCCACAGTGTTCACCCGTGTGTCTGCCTACATCGACTGGATCAACGAG AAAATCAGCGCCAACTGA
- the EFHD2 gene encoding EF-hand domain-containing protein D2 has protein sequence MAAAAEEPEGRRGRGPRPGPAPGSPAGRAVGEGSPGGSGRRVFSPAGEFREFSRRQLRDMERLFRQYDAGKDGFIDLMELKLMMEKLGAPQTHLGLKNMIKEVDEDLDSKLSFREFLLIFRKAAAGELQEDSGLHALARLSEIDVSTEGVKGAKNFFEAKAQAINEASKFEEEIKAEQEEKKKQAEELKQRKAAFKELQSNFTQ, from the exons atggcggcggcggcggaggagccggaggggcggcggggccgggggccgcGGCCGGGACCGGCTCCGGGCAgccccgcggggcgggcggtGGGCGAGGGCTCGCCCGGGGGCAGTGGCCGCCGCGTCTTCAGCCCCGCCGGGGAATTCCGCGAGTTCTCCCGGCGGCAGCTCCGCGACATGGAGCGGCTCTTCCGACA GTACGACGCAGGGAAAGACGGCTTCATTGACCTGATGGAGCTGAAGCTGATGATGGAGAAGCTGGGGGCtccacagacacacctggggctgaAGAACATGATCAAGGAGGTGGATGAGGACCTGGACAGCAAGCTCAGCTTTCGGGAG TTCCTGCTGATTTTCCGGAAGGCGGCAGCGGGCGAGCTGCAGGAGGACAGCGGGCTGCACGCCCTGGCCCGGCTCTCTGAGATCGACGTCTCCACAGAGGGGGTGAAAGGAGCCAAGAACTTCTTTGAGGCCAAG GCACAGGCCATCAATGAAGCCAGCAAGTTCGAGGAGGAGatcaaggcagagcaggaggagaagaagaagcagGCAGAAGAGCTgaagcagaggaaagcagcctTCAAGGAGCTGCAGTCCAACTTCACGCAGTGA